Proteins found in one Bordetella genomosp. 11 genomic segment:
- the recB gene encoding exodeoxyribonuclease V subunit beta, with translation MPESGRRAGKATQGKDVPATPLDVLRFPLHGSRLIEASAGTGKTFTIATLYVRLVLGHGGDAGFERPLMPPQILVVTFTEAATQELRDRIRARLAEAAAYFLADPDRVAPRAPGEDPLHDLRADYPVDSWTACARKLQLAGEWMDEAAVSTIHGWCNRMLREHAFDSNSLFQQTLEENAAPLMAEVVRDYWRAHIAPLDAISAAEVRAWWPGPDELQAQLMPVLRFAPELKAPRDDGLARRLDDAGGAGDGTRGEPGDEMHDGAAAVADASGVRAPCDLLHMARRHRQTVLGELKQPWQAWLPELRQLFDDGVAAKRVNGRQIQARYYLGWLENLRAWCEDADARIPQLSETAWLRLGPGLDEAWKGDPPDHPAFAALAELRERTRALPEARHDVLRHAADWVSRRFAGEQAQRAQMSFDALLDQLDAALAGPGGEGLADTLRKQFPVALIDEFQDTDPVQYRIFDAVYRVADNDAGSALILIGDPKQAIYGFRGADIYTYLRARAAVDGRLYVLGRNFRSTLPMVDAVNHCFLAAEQRHEGEGAFLFRRGDGNPVPFIPVHANDRPDRLVVADAAMPALTMWWLPQPEDGKAMGTGAYVEAMADVCACEVARLLTLGQQGRAGFAPRGALPAPPADMTPLRPADIAVLVDTGRQARAVRRALSRHGVRSVYLSERQSVFASAQAGEIEFWLRACAEPDDARALRAALATPTLGVPWQDLDRIGQDELEWEARVQQFRGYARLWRDKGVLPMLRRLLDDFGVPGRQLAPDAGPDGGDGERVMTDILHIAELLQQASTRLDGEHALLRHLAEMRHAAGQGDENDALTIRLESDADLVRVITVHKSKGLEYPLVFLPYAAAFRPVRPDAVPLSWHDEDGALRVSLVPDAAGHARADRERLGEDLRKLYVALTRARYATWIGVAPVANLQASALGYLIGHGLAPEPSSLPGTLEAWRDGHADIDVAQAPSPSGIRYLPDVATAPSGHARTMRRGVRDPWWIASYSSLRTARGAGAPETEPETAREDVFLETAGTDTAPEAVDDAGDAPAQPAPSASRTSGPGGGAGPLHAFPSGAQAGTFFHELLEWAAAQGFGTIAGKPDIVRDAVARRCQVRNWSAWTEPLTAWLLDAVERPMMLPGLPDGQVVGVALAELADYISEMEFWLGADNVDVAELDRIVRAYTLDGAPRPVLEPTRINGMLKGFIDLVFEHQGRYYVLDYKSNRLGEDDAAYTRTAMRGAIIGHRYELQYALYLFALHRLLRSRLPDYDYDRHVGGAAYVFLRGMRAPDGGVFAERPPAAMMHALDRLFATARAREEAA, from the coding sequence ATGCCTGAATCCGGCCGCCGCGCGGGCAAGGCGACGCAGGGCAAGGATGTGCCGGCGACGCCACTGGATGTGCTGCGCTTTCCGCTGCATGGCAGCCGGCTGATCGAAGCCAGCGCCGGGACCGGCAAGACCTTCACCATCGCGACCTTGTACGTGCGGCTGGTGCTGGGGCATGGCGGCGACGCGGGTTTCGAACGCCCCCTGATGCCGCCGCAGATCCTGGTCGTGACATTCACCGAGGCCGCCACGCAGGAACTGCGCGACCGCATACGCGCGCGGCTGGCGGAAGCGGCCGCGTACTTCCTGGCCGATCCCGATCGCGTGGCGCCGCGCGCGCCCGGCGAGGATCCGTTGCACGACCTGCGCGCCGACTATCCCGTGGACAGCTGGACGGCCTGCGCCCGCAAGCTCCAGCTCGCCGGCGAGTGGATGGACGAGGCAGCCGTCTCCACCATCCACGGCTGGTGCAATCGCATGCTGCGCGAACATGCATTCGACAGCAACAGCCTGTTCCAGCAAACCCTGGAGGAGAACGCCGCGCCGCTGATGGCGGAAGTGGTGCGCGACTACTGGCGTGCGCATATCGCGCCGCTGGATGCGATATCCGCGGCGGAGGTGCGCGCCTGGTGGCCCGGGCCGGACGAGCTGCAGGCGCAATTGATGCCGGTGCTGCGCTTCGCGCCCGAACTGAAGGCGCCGCGCGATGACGGATTGGCGCGGCGGCTGGACGATGCCGGCGGCGCCGGCGATGGCACGCGCGGCGAACCCGGCGACGAGATGCATGACGGCGCCGCCGCCGTCGCCGATGCAAGCGGCGTGCGCGCCCCGTGCGATCTGCTGCACATGGCGCGCCGGCATCGCCAGACCGTGCTGGGCGAGCTGAAGCAGCCGTGGCAGGCGTGGCTGCCGGAATTGCGCCAGTTGTTCGACGACGGCGTCGCGGCCAAGCGGGTCAACGGCCGCCAGATACAGGCGCGTTATTACCTGGGTTGGCTGGAGAACCTGCGCGCCTGGTGCGAGGACGCGGACGCCCGCATCCCGCAACTGAGCGAAACGGCCTGGCTGCGCCTGGGTCCCGGCCTGGACGAAGCCTGGAAGGGCGACCCGCCCGACCATCCGGCCTTCGCGGCCCTGGCCGAACTGCGCGAACGGACCCGCGCGCTGCCGGAAGCGCGCCACGACGTGCTGCGCCACGCCGCCGATTGGGTCAGCCGCCGCTTTGCCGGCGAGCAGGCGCAACGGGCGCAAATGAGCTTCGATGCCTTGCTGGACCAGTTGGACGCCGCGCTGGCCGGCCCCGGCGGCGAAGGCCTGGCCGATACGCTGCGCAAGCAGTTCCCCGTGGCGCTGATCGACGAATTCCAGGATACCGACCCCGTCCAATACCGCATCTTCGACGCCGTGTACCGCGTCGCGGACAACGACGCCGGTAGCGCCTTGATCCTGATCGGCGATCCCAAGCAGGCGATCTACGGCTTTCGCGGCGCGGACATCTACACCTATCTGCGCGCGCGCGCGGCGGTGGACGGACGGCTCTACGTGCTGGGCAGGAACTTCCGTTCCACCCTGCCGATGGTCGATGCCGTGAACCATTGCTTCCTGGCGGCCGAGCAGCGGCACGAGGGCGAAGGCGCCTTCCTGTTCCGCCGCGGCGACGGCAATCCCGTGCCGTTCATCCCCGTGCACGCCAACGATCGCCCCGATCGCCTGGTCGTGGCGGATGCCGCCATGCCGGCGCTGACGATGTGGTGGCTGCCCCAGCCCGAGGACGGCAAAGCCATGGGCACGGGCGCCTATGTAGAGGCCATGGCCGACGTCTGCGCCTGCGAAGTCGCGCGGCTGTTGACGCTGGGCCAGCAAGGCCGCGCCGGTTTCGCGCCGCGCGGCGCGCTGCCGGCGCCGCCAGCGGACATGACGCCGCTGCGGCCGGCCGACATCGCCGTGCTGGTCGATACCGGGCGGCAGGCGCGCGCCGTGCGGCGCGCCTTGTCGCGACACGGCGTGCGCAGCGTGTATCTGTCGGAGCGGCAGTCCGTCTTCGCCAGCGCGCAGGCCGGCGAAATCGAATTCTGGCTGCGCGCCTGCGCGGAACCCGACGATGCCCGCGCCCTGCGCGCGGCCCTGGCCACGCCCACGCTGGGCGTGCCGTGGCAGGACCTGGACCGCATCGGCCAGGACGAACTGGAATGGGAGGCGCGCGTCCAGCAATTCCGCGGCTATGCCCGGCTGTGGCGCGACAAGGGCGTGCTGCCCATGCTGCGTCGTCTGCTCGACGACTTCGGCGTACCCGGCCGCCAATTGGCCCCGGACGCCGGCCCGGATGGCGGCGACGGCGAACGCGTGATGACCGACATCCTGCATATCGCGGAACTGCTGCAACAGGCCAGCACGCGGCTGGATGGAGAGCACGCGCTGTTGCGCCATCTGGCCGAAATGCGCCACGCCGCCGGGCAGGGCGACGAGAACGACGCGCTGACCATCCGCCTGGAAAGCGACGCCGACCTGGTGCGCGTCATCACCGTCCATAAGTCCAAGGGTCTCGAATATCCGCTGGTATTCCTGCCCTACGCCGCCGCCTTCCGGCCCGTGCGGCCGGATGCGGTGCCGCTGTCCTGGCACGATGAAGACGGCGCGCTCCGGGTATCGCTGGTGCCCGATGCCGCGGGCCATGCGCGCGCGGACCGCGAGCGCCTGGGCGAGGACCTGCGCAAGCTCTATGTCGCGCTGACACGGGCGCGCTATGCCACCTGGATCGGCGTGGCGCCCGTCGCCAACCTGCAAGCCAGCGCCCTGGGTTATCTGATCGGGCATGGCCTGGCCCCCGAGCCATCGTCGCTGCCCGGCACACTGGAAGCCTGGCGCGACGGCCACGCCGACATCGACGTCGCGCAGGCGCCGTCGCCGTCCGGGATCCGCTATCTGCCCGATGTCGCGACAGCGCCCTCCGGCCACGCGCGCACGATGCGGCGCGGGGTGCGCGATCCCTGGTGGATCGCCAGTTATTCCTCGCTGCGTACCGCGCGCGGCGCCGGCGCGCCGGAAACCGAGCCCGAGACCGCCCGCGAGGATGTCTTCCTCGAAACCGCCGGCACCGACACCGCGCCCGAGGCCGTGGACGATGCGGGCGACGCGCCGGCGCAGCCGGCCCCATCCGCTTCGCGGACCTCCGGGCCGGGCGGCGGCGCGGGCCCGCTGCACGCCTTTCCATCGGGGGCCCAGGCGGGGACCTTCTTTCACGAGCTGCTCGAATGGGCCGCCGCGCAGGGCTTCGGCACGATCGCCGGCAAGCCGGACATCGTCCGCGATGCCGTGGCGCGCCGCTGCCAGGTGCGCAATTGGTCCGCCTGGACCGAACCGCTTACCGCGTGGCTGCTGGATGCGGTCGAGCGGCCCATGATGCTGCCCGGCCTGCCCGACGGCCAGGTCGTTGGCGTGGCGCTGGCCGAACTGGCGGACTACATCTCCGAAATGGAATTCTGGCTGGGCGCCGACAATGTCGACGTGGCCGAGCTCGATCGCATCGTGCGCGCGTATACGCTGGACGGCGCGCCCCGGCCGGTCCTGGAGCCCACCCGCATCAACGGGATGCTGAAGGGCTTCATCGATCTGGTTTTCGAACACCAGGGCCGCTATTACGTGCTGGACTACAAATCCAACCGGCTCGGCGAAGACGATGCCGCCTACACGCGAACGGCAATGCGCGGGGCCATCATCGGCCATCGCTACGAGCTGCAGTACGCGTTGTATCTGTTCGCCCTGCATCGCCTGCTGCGCTCGCGCCTGCCCGATTACGATTACGACCGCCATGTCGGCGGCGCGGCGTATGTGTTCCTGCGCGGCATGCGGGCCCCCGATGGCGGCGTGTTCGCCGAACGGCCGCCCGCCGCGATGATGCACGCCCTCGATCGCCTGTTCGCCACGGCGCGCGCGCGCGAGGAGGCTGCCTGA
- a CDS encoding hybrid sensor histidine kinase/response regulator, with protein MNDPNSLNPPGSPLQALSLQRRTELMLRAIRDYAIYLLDTDGYIVSWNTGAQRFKGYTADEIIGQHFSRFYTEEDRRDGLPQRALRIAAENGIYEAEGWRVRKDGTRFWTSVVIDPVLDDHGVLIGYAKVTRDISDKKRAHEELFAAEQRFRLLVQGVRDYAIYMLDQDGRITNWNAGAQAIKGYMAHEVIGKHFSHFYTPEDRDRGEPQRALATALRDGRFLGEGWRIRKDGTRFWASVVLDPIRDEQGTFIGFAKITRDMTERREAQLALDRSRDALNQAQKMEAIGRITGGVAHDFNNLLTIIRSSAELLRRSALSEEKRTRYINAIVDTAGKAAQLTRQLLAFARKQPLMPEVFDVPVRLRGMEQIIHTSIGSPIKLKLDLPEGMRPIEADPNQFETAILNIVINARDAMPRGGRLTIAARQVDHIPPVRGHSGASGDFVAVSVTDTGTGIEPGALRRIFEPFFTTKAVNKGTGLGLSQAYGFAKQSGGEIAVETQPGKGSTFTLYLPCARAGAAADSGGDGEPIALPSTGKPISVLLVEDNETVGRFTLGLLHELGLTAHWATDGESALSLLNARNGRFDVVFSDVVMPGMNGIELASRARRRWPDLRIVLTSGYSHVLAEQGTHGFEFLEKPYSAEALVKTLGLENRVPMLPARPFPAP; from the coding sequence ATGAACGATCCCAACTCACTGAATCCGCCGGGCTCGCCCCTGCAGGCCCTTAGCCTTCAGCGCCGCACAGAATTGATGCTGCGCGCCATCCGTGACTATGCGATCTACCTGCTCGATACGGATGGATACATCGTCAGCTGGAATACCGGCGCCCAACGCTTCAAGGGCTATACCGCGGACGAGATCATCGGCCAGCATTTTTCGCGCTTCTATACCGAAGAAGACCGGCGCGACGGCCTGCCGCAGCGCGCCTTGCGCATCGCCGCGGAAAACGGCATCTACGAAGCCGAGGGCTGGCGAGTGCGCAAGGATGGCACGCGCTTCTGGACCAGCGTGGTGATCGACCCCGTGCTCGACGACCATGGCGTGTTGATCGGCTACGCCAAGGTCACGCGCGATATCAGCGACAAGAAGCGCGCCCACGAAGAACTGTTCGCCGCCGAGCAGCGCTTCCGGCTGCTGGTGCAGGGCGTGCGCGACTACGCCATCTACATGCTGGACCAGGACGGCCGGATCACCAATTGGAACGCGGGCGCGCAGGCGATCAAGGGCTATATGGCGCACGAGGTCATCGGCAAGCACTTTTCGCACTTCTATACGCCGGAAGACCGCGACCGCGGCGAGCCGCAGCGCGCGCTGGCGACCGCCCTGCGCGACGGCCGTTTCCTGGGTGAAGGCTGGCGCATACGCAAGGATGGCACGCGCTTCTGGGCCAGCGTGGTGCTCGATCCCATCCGCGACGAACAGGGCACCTTCATCGGTTTCGCCAAGATCACCCGCGATATGACCGAACGGCGGGAAGCCCAGCTGGCCCTGGACCGCAGCCGCGACGCCCTGAACCAGGCACAGAAAATGGAAGCGATCGGCCGCATCACGGGCGGCGTGGCGCACGATTTCAACAACCTGCTGACCATCATCCGTTCTTCCGCGGAACTGCTGCGGCGATCCGCGCTGTCCGAAGAAAAGCGGACGCGCTATATCAACGCCATCGTCGATACCGCGGGCAAGGCGGCGCAACTGACCCGGCAACTCCTGGCCTTCGCGCGCAAGCAGCCCCTGATGCCGGAAGTCTTCGACGTGCCGGTGCGGCTGCGCGGGATGGAGCAGATCATCCATACCTCGATAGGATCGCCGATCAAGCTGAAACTGGATCTGCCGGAAGGCATGCGGCCGATCGAAGCGGATCCGAACCAGTTCGAGACCGCCATCCTGAACATCGTCATCAACGCCCGCGACGCGATGCCGCGCGGCGGGCGGCTGACCATCGCGGCGCGCCAGGTCGACCACATCCCGCCCGTGCGCGGCCATTCCGGCGCCAGCGGCGATTTTGTCGCGGTGTCGGTGACCGACACGGGCACGGGCATCGAGCCCGGCGCCTTGCGGCGGATATTCGAGCCTTTCTTCACCACCAAGGCCGTGAACAAGGGCACCGGGCTGGGACTGAGCCAGGCCTACGGCTTCGCCAAGCAATCGGGCGGCGAAATCGCCGTGGAGACCCAACCCGGCAAGGGTTCCACCTTCACGCTGTACCTGCCTTGCGCGCGCGCCGGCGCGGCGGCCGACAGCGGCGGCGACGGCGAGCCCATCGCCCTGCCCTCCACCGGCAAGCCCATATCGGTCCTGCTGGTCGAAGACAACGAAACCGTCGGGCGCTTCACCCTTGGACTGCTGCACGAACTGGGGTTGACGGCGCACTGGGCCACCGACGGGGAATCGGCGCTATCGCTGCTCAATGCCCGCAACGGCCGTTTCGACGTGGTGTTCTCCGACGTCGTCATGCCCGGGATGAACGGCATCGAACTCGCATCGAGGGCACGCCGGCGCTGGCCCGACCTGCGCATCGTACTGACCAGCGGCTACAGCCACGTGCTTGCCGAGCAGGGCACCCACGGCTTCGAGTTCCTGGAAAAGCCGTATTCGGCCGAGGCGCTGGTCAAGACGCTGGGCCTGGAAAACCGCGTGCCGATGCTGCCCGCCAGGCCGTTCCCCGCGCCCTGA
- the recD gene encoding exodeoxyribonuclease V subunit alpha, whose amino-acid sequence MFLSTIADTPAMADDARRDLLGLMDAWAAHAWIRPIDVVFARFLWEEVPDAPPLAILGALLASHQLAHGHACLDLGAALEDPEMTLALPPEGADLSASDAPLRSPASLLAHVSLARWLAALDVPQLVGRGPGGTPLVLVERRLYLRRCWQYEQDINAGIAARLARNSGLQAALPPSRLRAMLDALFPRDTAGGLAPGTDWQKIACATAARSAFTIITGGPGTGKTTTVVKVLAVLQALALRGMAPAGTAADAPDDAPAAGEPRPLRIRLAAPTGKAAARLSESIAGAVSRLPIGDLPDGAAVRQAIPTSVSTLHRLLGSRPGSRKFRHDAEHPLALDVLVVDEASMIDLETMAALLQALPARGRLILLGDKDQLASVEAGAVLADLCREAHAGRYTSDTRDWLEQVSGERIDADLLDDAAGTPLDQAIVMLRHSHRFAADSGIGRLASAINAGNRQAVARFWRQPHAGVTRLAGRECERDFAALVLDGQARTELELAMMGDPAGHGLAASGPDEGRTGAPDGGLDGRGDSASAPGPHGYARYLRVMQARRPAPGAGQEDLDDWARQVLRSHGAFQLLTTLRQGPWGVDGLNRRVARLLHEHGLIDATDGWYAGRPVLVTRNDYALGLMNGDIGITLALPVGAGQAPVLRVAFPMTDGSGRVKWVLPSRLQAVETVFALTVHKSQGSEFDHAAVVLPERISPILTRELLYTGITRARAFLTLLSPGGDHVLEQGIARQVRRASGLLA is encoded by the coding sequence ATGTTCCTGTCGACGATCGCGGATACCCCGGCCATGGCGGACGACGCGCGCCGCGACCTGCTCGGCCTGATGGACGCGTGGGCGGCGCATGCGTGGATACGCCCCATCGATGTCGTCTTCGCCCGCTTCCTGTGGGAAGAGGTGCCCGATGCGCCGCCGCTGGCCATCCTGGGCGCGCTGCTCGCCAGCCACCAGCTGGCGCACGGCCATGCCTGCCTGGACCTGGGCGCGGCGCTGGAAGACCCCGAAATGACGCTGGCGCTGCCGCCGGAAGGCGCCGACCTGTCCGCCTCCGATGCGCCGCTGCGTTCGCCCGCGAGTCTGCTGGCCCACGTCTCGCTCGCGCGCTGGCTGGCGGCGCTGGACGTGCCGCAACTGGTCGGGCGCGGGCCGGGCGGCACGCCGCTGGTGCTGGTCGAGCGCCGCCTCTATTTGCGGCGCTGCTGGCAATACGAGCAGGACATCAACGCCGGCATCGCGGCGCGGCTGGCGCGCAACTCCGGTCTGCAGGCGGCGTTGCCGCCGTCGCGCCTGCGCGCCATGCTGGACGCCTTGTTTCCGCGCGACACGGCCGGCGGCCTGGCGCCGGGCACCGATTGGCAGAAGATCGCCTGCGCCACCGCTGCCCGCAGCGCGTTCACCATCATTACCGGCGGCCCGGGCACCGGCAAGACGACCACGGTGGTCAAGGTGCTCGCCGTGTTGCAGGCGCTGGCACTGCGCGGGATGGCGCCCGCCGGCACGGCCGCCGACGCGCCGGACGATGCCCCGGCGGCCGGCGAGCCGCGGCCCTTGCGCATCCGGTTGGCCGCGCCTACCGGCAAGGCGGCGGCGCGCCTGAGCGAATCCATCGCGGGCGCGGTGTCGCGCCTGCCGATCGGCGATCTGCCGGATGGCGCGGCCGTGCGGCAGGCGATCCCCACGAGCGTATCGACGCTGCATCGCCTGTTGGGCAGCCGCCCAGGCTCGCGCAAGTTTCGGCACGACGCCGAGCATCCTCTCGCGCTCGACGTGCTGGTCGTCGACGAGGCGTCGATGATCGACCTGGAAACCATGGCGGCCCTGCTGCAGGCGCTGCCGGCGCGGGGACGGCTGATCCTGCTGGGCGACAAGGACCAGCTGGCCTCGGTGGAGGCCGGCGCCGTGCTGGCCGATCTGTGCCGCGAGGCGCACGCCGGACGCTACACGTCCGACACGCGCGACTGGCTGGAGCAGGTCAGCGGCGAGCGCATCGACGCGGACCTGCTCGACGATGCCGCCGGCACGCCTCTGGACCAGGCCATCGTCATGCTGCGCCATAGCCACCGTTTCGCCGCCGACAGCGGCATCGGGCGCCTGGCGTCCGCCATCAACGCCGGCAACCGGCAGGCCGTGGCGCGATTCTGGCGCCAGCCACACGCCGGCGTGACGCGGCTGGCCGGCCGCGAATGCGAACGCGACTTCGCCGCGCTGGTCCTGGATGGCCAGGCCCGCACGGAACTCGAGCTGGCGATGATGGGCGACCCCGCCGGCCATGGCCTGGCCGCTTCCGGCCCGGACGAGGGCCGCACCGGCGCGCCCGATGGCGGCCTGGACGGGCGCGGCGATTCCGCGTCGGCGCCCGGCCCGCACGGCTACGCGCGTTATCTGCGCGTGATGCAGGCGCGCCGCCCCGCGCCGGGTGCCGGACAGGAAGACCTGGACGATTGGGCCCGGCAGGTCCTGCGATCCCACGGTGCCTTCCAGTTGCTGACCACGCTGCGCCAGGGCCCCTGGGGCGTGGATGGCTTGAATCGCCGCGTGGCGCGGCTGTTGCACGAGCATGGGTTGATCGACGCCACGGACGGCTGGTACGCCGGCCGGCCGGTGCTGGTGACGCGCAACGATTACGCGCTGGGGCTGATGAACGGCGACATCGGCATCACGCTGGCGTTGCCGGTGGGGGCCGGGCAGGCGCCGGTCCTGCGCGTGGCCTTCCCCATGACGGACGGCAGCGGCCGGGTCAAATGGGTGCTGCCCAGCCGGTTGCAGGCCGTCGAAACCGTGTTCGCGCTGACCGTGCACAAGTCGCAGGGGTCGGAGTTCGACCATGCCGCCGTGGTGCTGCCCGAGCGCATCAGCCCCATCCTGACCCGCGAACTGCTTTACACCGGCATTACGCGGGCACGCGCCTTCCTGACATTGCTCAGCCCGGGTGGAGACCACGTGCTGGAGCAAGGTATCGCGCGCCAGGTGCGGCGCGCCAGCGGCCTGCTGGCATAA
- a CDS encoding Bug family tripartite tricarboxylate transporter substrate binding protein, whose product MKLLTPSRCRALLAGTIMALSGATAMAAWPNDKIVRLVVPFAAGGSTDLIARKLAEGLGKNLGANVIVENRPGAGGTVGTDYVARQPADGYTILMGSVSTHGSAPCIYSNLPYNASKDFTPLAVVATIPNVIVVNNNKVQASDLKSFVALVRKDPDRYTYASNGPGTSNHLASAFFTNAAGISMTHVPYRGSGPALIDLLGGQVDMMMDVIMTSYPYIKEGKLHALAVTSAQRSPMLPDVPTVAESGYPGFEAIVWFGMFAPAHLPADIATRLSKAIVAVQNGPDMKQYLESTGSQVSSVTGDAFAAMIKDDNAKWCKVVKQAGIKLD is encoded by the coding sequence ATGAAACTACTTACGCCAAGCAGGTGCCGGGCGCTCCTGGCGGGCACGATCATGGCGCTATCCGGCGCGACCGCCATGGCGGCCTGGCCGAACGACAAGATCGTCCGCCTGGTCGTGCCGTTCGCGGCGGGCGGCTCCACCGACCTGATCGCCCGCAAGCTGGCCGAAGGGCTAGGCAAGAACCTGGGCGCCAACGTGATCGTCGAAAACCGTCCCGGCGCCGGCGGCACCGTCGGCACCGACTACGTCGCGCGCCAGCCCGCCGACGGCTACACCATCCTGATGGGTTCGGTCAGCACGCACGGCAGCGCCCCCTGCATCTATTCGAACCTGCCCTACAACGCGTCCAAGGACTTCACGCCGCTGGCGGTCGTGGCGACGATACCCAATGTCATCGTGGTCAATAACAACAAGGTGCAGGCGTCGGATCTGAAGTCCTTCGTCGCGCTGGTCCGCAAGGACCCCGACCGCTACACCTATGCTTCCAACGGGCCGGGAACCTCGAACCACCTGGCTTCGGCTTTCTTCACCAATGCGGCCGGCATCTCGATGACCCACGTTCCCTATCGCGGATCGGGCCCGGCGCTGATCGATCTGCTGGGCGGACAGGTCGACATGATGATGGACGTCATCATGACCTCTTATCCCTACATCAAGGAAGGCAAGCTGCACGCGCTGGCGGTAACGTCCGCGCAGCGCAGTCCCATGCTGCCCGACGTGCCTACCGTCGCCGAATCCGGCTACCCCGGTTTCGAGGCCATCGTGTGGTTCGGCATGTTCGCGCCGGCCCATCTGCCAGCCGACATCGCCACGCGCCTGAGCAAGGCCATCGTCGCCGTGCAGAACGGCCCCGATATGAAGCAATACCTGGAAAGCACCGGATCGCAGGTGTCTTCCGTGACCGGCGATGCCTTCGCCGCCATGATCAAGGACGACAACGCCAAATGGTGCAAGGTCGTCAAGCAGGCCGGGATCAAGCTCGACTAG
- a CDS encoding LysR family transcriptional regulator yields the protein MKSPDLNLLIHFDALMTWRTISRAAEHVGVSQPAMSAALSRLRKLFNDPLLERDGSQWQPTPQALALHQEFQPLLARWQRATGPREAFDPRVTARTFSLYATDYMQFTLMPRVLPGLAREAPHLQLRVMPARLQHGLSMLETNHVELLAGYFPDPSQNLRARFLYDEPAVCIVREQHPCLRRRWNLDAYLRYPHVDLAAHTGHFSSAIDRMLRAMGRERTVAATLSSYLVGPYVVAASDLICTVPMSVAKAAPRAVGLAVLDVPLKLPKLSVSLYWHERHQEDPGHGWLRQYIAEHAAPLLYHAPDFSPL from the coding sequence ATGAAATCCCCGGACCTGAACCTGCTCATCCATTTCGACGCGCTGATGACATGGCGGACGATCTCGCGGGCGGCGGAACACGTCGGCGTCAGCCAGCCGGCCATGAGCGCGGCGCTGAGCCGCCTGCGCAAGCTATTCAACGATCCCCTGCTGGAGCGCGACGGCAGCCAGTGGCAACCGACGCCGCAGGCGCTGGCGCTGCACCAGGAGTTCCAGCCGCTGCTGGCGCGCTGGCAGCGTGCCACCGGCCCGCGCGAGGCATTCGACCCCCGTGTCACGGCGCGCACGTTTTCGCTGTACGCGACCGACTACATGCAGTTCACGCTGATGCCGCGCGTGCTGCCCGGGCTGGCGCGGGAGGCGCCGCACCTGCAGCTGCGCGTGATGCCGGCCCGCCTGCAGCACGGCCTGAGCATGCTGGAGACGAACCACGTCGAGTTGCTGGCGGGCTATTTTCCCGATCCGTCGCAGAACCTGCGCGCCCGCTTCCTGTACGACGAACCCGCGGTCTGCATCGTGCGCGAACAGCATCCCTGCCTGCGCCGGCGCTGGAACCTCGATGCCTACCTGCGCTATCCGCACGTCGACCTGGCCGCGCATACCGGCCACTTCAGCAGCGCCATCGATCGCATGCTGCGCGCGATGGGCCGCGAACGCACCGTGGCCGCCACGCTGTCCAGCTACCTCGTGGGCCCCTACGTGGTGGCGGCCTCGGACCTGATATGCACCGTGCCCATGAGCGTGGCCAAGGCGGCGCCGCGCGCGGTGGGCCTGGCCGTGCTGGACGTTCCCCTGAAGCTGCCGAAGCTGTCGGTGTCGCTGTATTGGCACGAACGCCACCAGGAGGACCCCGGGCACGGGTGGCTGCGGCAATACATCGCCGAACATGCCGCGCCGCTGCTCTACCATGCGCCAGATTTTTCCCCGCTTTGA